The Aquiluna sp. KACHI24 genome contains a region encoding:
- a CDS encoding ferritin-like fold-containing protein — MGRSQVQLNPQKLTPRPEIYLGQLSYLTLRASELLEHDSYFAPSKALKERQSKLSKLYKARHKELSHLLVSLGGAVDLEDHHATRIDDMIRFTQGVGWHESTIRFYLLWGMLEQSAKAVAKGLPASLRSKVTAQLGSELEQFCFEALSSELQRRPDLASVLAMYGRSVVADGLLEVRNSVDISKLTIQQGSNEDPASFAFRAIEPFVSELVASHSARMDRLGLTA; from the coding sequence ATGGGGCGCAGTCAAGTCCAGCTCAACCCTCAAAAGCTTACTCCCAGACCTGAGATTTATCTGGGACAACTTTCTTATCTCACGCTTCGTGCAAGTGAACTGTTGGAGCATGACTCCTACTTCGCTCCCTCAAAGGCCCTAAAGGAGAGACAGTCCAAACTCTCCAAGCTTTATAAAGCACGCCACAAAGAGCTCTCTCACCTGCTAGTTAGTCTCGGGGGAGCGGTGGACCTCGAGGACCACCACGCCACTCGCATCGATGACATGATTCGTTTTACTCAGGGCGTTGGTTGGCACGAGTCAACAATTCGTTTTTATTTGCTGTGGGGAATGCTCGAGCAATCCGCAAAGGCAGTAGCCAAAGGACTTCCAGCCAGTCTTCGGTCGAAGGTCACTGCTCAACTTGGTTCGGAGCTAGAGCAGTTCTGCTTTGAGGCATTGAGCAGCGAACTTCAAAGACGACCAGATCTGGCATCAGTCTTGGCAATGTATGGCAGATCGGTTGTTGCCGATGGGCTGTTGGAGGTCAGAAACTCGGTGGATATCTCCAAGTTGACTATTCAGCAGGGTTCAAACGAAGACCCAGCCTCATTCGCTTTTAGAGCTATTGAGCCTTTTGTATCAGAGCTGGTGGCATCTCACTCGGCAAGAATGGATCGACTAGGCCTTACTGCCTAG
- a CDS encoding ATP-dependent DNA helicase, whose amino-acid sequence MQKILRPTLADLTGLERGEGYCIVGAPGTGKTSTLIELVLELEKIHPPEQILVLTASRQQASRLRDQIGIASKRASSKPRAQSVTGFAFAGLQDSGQDHKLLTGAMQERILRRLVSENEQALRQVGLNSKSTQLAAFIQELRDLLQVVLDFELKTQDLVQLQTEFPKLKLGALLVIFEKYLEVLEAENLVDPSTLLTRAAQLPASHSIVLVDDAQEFSTAGLKLLRQLIDITGGVIFGDPDSGTQGYRAAEPGSFLALGQNRIYLSELRTELANTGLMQKLSSRLPATGAGPQRAVFNSGSETSALIFEGTSAEADYLATQLRRMRLEDKVPFSEMAVVVRTRSQVEQLAKDLALRNVPISVQGLDEPLSKNQLSRAILDVASLINQTPNRETLTSILQSSLFSLNPIQTKRLDRLLVHHFGLRVEAAWSEAFELGVELDSFEARALNRLVDLVHKLRGLHSSSAHEVMSEIFNLAPKSLSEQSRSRAAVAAAANRDLDAVMRLFAAAIRFDQQGGQVSDFVAEQLDQRVVEDALFSRASADAVSILTPSALTGQRFDVVALPRLQDGIWPNLKLRNSMLGAGSIRSYLAGRLATPTESVRSELADELRLLYKAVGAARSRLLLSAMQSEDEQPSQFLTMAAADLSQFEGTIEFDLRKLVGRLRQRLAAGDQSAAGTLALMALADVPGSHPSNWHGILEPSSTEPIFREDEDVTLNASSLDAFEKCPVHWFVQTFAVGRKSFQASIGTLLHKALELATSPGDIQTYVESNWHELEFEMGWQERSERQRAMEMAALLAEYLASALTLVSAEEGFEIEVGRLRIRGKIDRVEATEDGLEVADLKTGKSLPDAKSSKQLAVYQLAVSKKHPDKTVLGAKLVSIGTGKLKVSKQAQLDETTLSELQVSFSEFESATSADRLIARVSEHCSADADCSILLAKAVNDG is encoded by the coding sequence GTGCAAAAAATCCTTCGCCCGACTCTCGCTGACCTAACCGGTCTCGAGCGCGGTGAGGGCTACTGCATAGTCGGTGCGCCGGGAACAGGCAAAACCTCCACTCTGATTGAGCTGGTTTTGGAACTAGAGAAGATTCACCCTCCAGAGCAGATTTTGGTGTTAACCGCATCAAGACAACAGGCTTCAAGGCTGAGGGATCAGATTGGAATCGCAAGCAAGCGGGCCAGCTCGAAACCCAGGGCTCAATCAGTGACCGGTTTTGCATTTGCTGGGCTCCAAGACTCTGGCCAAGATCACAAACTACTCACCGGCGCAATGCAGGAGCGGATTCTCCGCCGCCTAGTTTCTGAGAATGAGCAGGCACTGCGCCAGGTCGGGCTGAACTCCAAATCAACCCAACTAGCTGCTTTTATCCAGGAGCTTCGAGATCTTTTGCAGGTGGTGTTGGATTTCGAATTGAAAACACAGGATTTGGTGCAATTGCAGACCGAGTTTCCAAAGCTAAAGCTCGGGGCGCTGCTGGTTATTTTTGAAAAATACCTTGAGGTTCTTGAGGCTGAAAACCTGGTTGATCCCAGCACCCTTCTCACTCGTGCCGCACAGCTTCCGGCTTCACATTCGATTGTGCTAGTAGACGACGCTCAAGAGTTTTCAACTGCCGGTCTAAAGCTTCTGCGGCAACTTATTGACATCACTGGTGGGGTAATTTTCGGAGACCCAGACTCGGGAACGCAAGGGTATCGAGCGGCGGAGCCGGGCAGCTTCCTGGCTTTAGGTCAAAACCGCATTTATCTCTCAGAACTCAGAACAGAGCTGGCCAACACAGGCCTAATGCAAAAACTGAGTTCGAGATTGCCCGCCACTGGCGCTGGCCCCCAGCGCGCCGTTTTCAACTCAGGCTCGGAAACAAGTGCCCTGATCTTTGAAGGAACTTCGGCTGAGGCAGACTATTTGGCCACGCAGCTTCGTCGCATGCGACTTGAGGATAAGGTGCCATTTTCGGAAATGGCCGTGGTCGTCAGAACTCGATCTCAGGTCGAGCAGTTGGCCAAAGATTTGGCACTTCGGAATGTGCCAATCTCAGTCCAGGGTCTGGATGAGCCGCTATCCAAAAACCAACTCAGCAGAGCCATTCTCGACGTCGCCTCCTTGATAAATCAGACTCCGAATCGAGAGACACTGACCTCGATACTGCAATCGAGCCTGTTCTCCCTCAATCCAATCCAGACAAAACGCCTTGACCGACTTTTGGTGCACCACTTCGGACTCAGGGTAGAGGCCGCTTGGTCGGAGGCATTTGAGCTGGGGGTGGAGCTCGACAGTTTTGAGGCGCGAGCCCTGAATCGACTGGTCGACTTGGTTCATAAGCTCCGCGGGTTGCACTCAAGTTCCGCTCATGAGGTGATGAGTGAGATTTTCAACCTGGCTCCAAAGTCCCTGAGTGAGCAATCCAGGTCAAGGGCAGCGGTTGCGGCTGCAGCAAATAGAGATCTAGATGCTGTGATGCGACTATTCGCAGCGGCTATCCGATTCGATCAACAGGGTGGTCAGGTCAGTGACTTCGTCGCGGAGCAACTTGATCAAAGGGTGGTAGAGGATGCGCTGTTCTCGCGGGCAAGCGCCGATGCCGTGAGCATTTTGACCCCAAGTGCTCTCACGGGGCAGCGCTTTGACGTGGTAGCGCTTCCTAGGCTTCAGGATGGGATTTGGCCCAACCTAAAACTGCGTAATTCCATGCTGGGAGCTGGTTCGATCCGTAGCTATCTAGCCGGTCGACTTGCGACCCCAACAGAGTCCGTGCGCTCCGAACTCGCAGATGAGCTAAGGCTTCTTTACAAAGCCGTGGGTGCTGCCAGATCCCGCCTCTTGCTGAGTGCAATGCAGTCAGAGGACGAACAGCCATCTCAGTTTCTGACGATGGCAGCGGCGGATCTCAGCCAGTTCGAAGGCACCATTGAGTTTGACTTGCGAAAACTCGTTGGGCGACTTCGACAGCGGCTCGCGGCGGGGGACCAAAGCGCAGCGGGCACCTTGGCCCTGATGGCCCTGGCTGATGTTCCGGGCTCGCATCCATCTAATTGGCATGGCATTTTGGAGCCGTCCTCTACCGAGCCCATTTTCCGCGAGGACGAGGATGTCACCCTGAATGCCTCGTCTTTGGATGCCTTCGAGAAATGCCCGGTTCATTGGTTCGTGCAGACCTTTGCAGTTGGCCGTAAGAGTTTCCAGGCCAGTATCGGAACTCTTCTTCACAAGGCACTAGAACTTGCAACTTCACCGGGCGATATCCAGACCTACGTTGAGTCCAACTGGCACGAACTTGAGTTTGAAATGGGGTGGCAGGAACGCTCGGAGAGGCAAAGAGCCATGGAAATGGCCGCTCTGCTGGCCGAATATCTGGCCTCTGCGCTAACCCTGGTATCCGCCGAGGAGGGCTTCGAAATCGAAGTGGGCCGACTCAGAATCAGAGGAAAGATCGATCGAGTTGAAGCAACAGAAGACGGGCTGGAGGTGGCCGATCTGAAGACCGGTAAGAGTCTGCCTGATGCCAAGTCCAGTAAGCAGTTGGCGGTTTATCAACTAGCGGTAAGCAAGAAGCATCCGGATAAGACGGTGTTGGGAGCAAAGCTGGTTTCGATCGGAACCGGAAAACTAAAGGTCTCTAAACAGGCTCAGCTGGATGAAACGACACTGTCTGAACTGCAGGTTTCTTTCTCTGAATTCGAGTCAGCGACTTCTGCTGACCGGTTAATCGCTAGGGTTTCTGAGCACTGCAGCGCCGATGCGGACTGCTCTATTTTGTTAGCCAAGGCGGTAAACGATGGCTAA
- a CDS encoding Mrp/NBP35 family ATP-binding protein, translating to MSKAFSLLASVIDPELRAPITELGMVEILTEQDSSVDLKIKLTIVGCPAAQKIERDARSALSSFSEVKLEMSTMSQQERDALKEKLRGGKPARFNPFAQAGNLTQVIFVGSGKGGVGKSTLTANLAVALAKLGHKVGLLDADIFGYSIPGQLGITTGPTKVDELMLPPIAFDVRVMSIGFFVQDNQPIAWRGPMLHRAIEQFLTDVYWGDLDYLVVDLPPGTGDVAISLGQLLPGAKSLVVTTPQAAAAQVAERSGSISGQVGGEVLGVIENMSYLDTSNGRMEIFGSGGGDSVARALERKTGKAVPLLSQLPISTELRAASDAGLPLVISNSDDPVSMLILELAQKISRTPRGLAGKRLDISLS from the coding sequence GTGTCCAAGGCTTTTTCACTGCTGGCTTCGGTGATTGACCCCGAACTCAGAGCACCCATCACCGAGCTCGGGATGGTTGAAATTCTGACTGAGCAAGACTCGTCGGTGGATCTAAAGATCAAGCTGACCATCGTGGGTTGCCCGGCTGCTCAAAAGATTGAGCGCGATGCTCGAAGTGCACTCTCCAGCTTTTCCGAGGTGAAACTCGAGATGAGCACAATGTCGCAGCAAGAGCGCGATGCTCTAAAGGAAAAACTTCGCGGTGGTAAGCCAGCACGCTTCAACCCGTTTGCTCAGGCTGGCAATCTCACTCAGGTGATCTTTGTCGGCAGCGGTAAGGGTGGGGTCGGCAAATCCACCCTGACTGCAAACCTGGCGGTGGCGCTGGCAAAACTTGGCCACAAGGTGGGGCTTTTGGATGCCGACATCTTTGGATACTCCATCCCGGGTCAGCTGGGCATCACAACGGGACCAACCAAGGTGGATGAGCTGATGCTGCCACCAATTGCGTTTGATGTCAGAGTGATGTCGATTGGATTCTTTGTTCAGGACAATCAACCAATTGCTTGGCGAGGGCCAATGCTGCACCGAGCCATTGAGCAGTTTCTAACCGATGTCTACTGGGGAGACCTTGACTATCTAGTTGTTGACCTACCGCCTGGAACTGGGGATGTCGCTATCAGTCTCGGGCAATTGCTCCCGGGGGCTAAGTCCCTGGTAGTGACTACCCCACAGGCTGCGGCTGCTCAGGTTGCTGAGCGCTCAGGTTCCATTTCAGGTCAGGTGGGCGGTGAGGTACTGGGTGTGATTGAAAACATGAGCTACCTGGATACCTCTAACGGACGCATGGAGATCTTTGGCTCAGGTGGTGGCGATTCTGTAGCTAGAGCGCTTGAGCGAAAAACTGGTAAAGCGGTGCCGCTTCTTAGTCAACTACCCATTTCAACTGAGTTGCGCGCTGCATCTGACGCTGGCCTACCTTTGGTGATTTCTAACTCTGATGACCCGGTTTCCATGTTGATTCTTGAGCTGGCTCAAAAGATTTCTCGCACCCCAAGAGGTCTAGCGGGGAAGCGTTTA
- a CDS encoding aminopeptidase P family protein, with product MASKQKSNRSRTPQSAEFLKFISENWADAPRSEVPQWEVAQYAAKRRAALAKKFKGKVLVIEAGGMKTRSNDTEYRYRPHTAFHYLTGWGTATVPDSVLVIDATSGNTQSTLFFRPTAGRDSDEFFANPMIGEFWVGSRPNLSEVQAQLGLATKDLAKLPKALKKLGKYLTLSDAKLAEAVSSMRFVKDEFEIAEMRKAVAVTISGFGDVARALPLATRKPRGERVVETAFFSRARVEGYDLGYETIAASGPNACTLHWTRNDGEVKNGDLILVDAGVELESLYTADVTRTIPVNGKFTEAQRKVYEAVLEAADAAFAIAKPGIKFRDIHNAAMQVIARKVAEFGLIPVTAEEALDPERQHHRRYMVHGTSHHLGLDVHDCAQARRELYQDGILEPGMIFTIEPGLYFHKDDLLVPEELRGIGVRIEDDVLVTETGVENLSGALPRTVAGIEAWYQEQLLGSAG from the coding sequence ATGGCATCGAAGCAGAAAAGTAACCGCTCCCGCACTCCTCAGTCGGCGGAGTTCCTAAAGTTCATCTCGGAGAACTGGGCTGACGCTCCTAGGAGCGAGGTGCCGCAGTGGGAAGTGGCGCAGTATGCGGCCAAGCGCAGAGCCGCTCTGGCTAAAAAGTTCAAGGGCAAGGTCTTGGTCATTGAAGCCGGTGGCATGAAGACTCGATCCAACGACACCGAGTATCGCTATCGCCCGCACACCGCATTCCACTACCTCACCGGCTGGGGGACCGCCACAGTGCCGGACTCAGTTTTGGTGATTGATGCCACCTCAGGAAACACGCAGTCGACGCTTTTCTTCCGCCCAACCGCTGGACGAGACAGCGATGAGTTTTTTGCTAACCCAATGATTGGTGAGTTTTGGGTGGGTAGCAGGCCAAACCTCAGCGAGGTTCAGGCACAGCTGGGACTTGCCACTAAGGACTTAGCCAAGCTCCCAAAGGCCTTGAAGAAGCTAGGCAAGTACCTCACTCTCTCAGATGCCAAATTAGCTGAAGCGGTATCGAGCATGCGGTTTGTGAAGGATGAGTTTGAAATTGCCGAGATGCGCAAGGCAGTCGCTGTCACCATAAGCGGCTTTGGCGATGTCGCCAGAGCGCTGCCGCTTGCGACCCGAAAGCCAAGGGGTGAGCGTGTAGTTGAAACCGCATTCTTTTCTCGCGCTCGCGTCGAGGGCTATGACCTCGGCTACGAGACCATTGCAGCGAGCGGTCCAAATGCCTGCACGCTGCACTGGACTCGAAACGATGGTGAGGTCAAAAACGGTGACCTTATTTTGGTTGACGCTGGTGTGGAGTTGGAATCTCTCTATACCGCCGATGTAACGCGGACCATCCCAGTCAACGGCAAGTTCACCGAAGCGCAACGCAAGGTTTATGAGGCTGTGCTTGAGGCAGCAGATGCAGCCTTTGCGATTGCCAAACCAGGAATCAAGTTCCGAGACATTCACAACGCCGCGATGCAGGTGATCGCAAGAAAGGTTGCTGAATTCGGCTTGATCCCAGTGACTGCAGAAGAGGCCTTGGATCCCGAGCGACAGCACCACCGCCGTTACATGGTCCACGGCACCAGCCACCACCTAGGTCTCGATGTGCACGACTGCGCCCAAGCAAGGCGTGAGCTTTATCAGGATGGCATCTTGGAGCCGGGCATGATTTTCACCATTGAGCCAGGTCTTTACTTCCACAAAGACGATTTGCTCGTCCCCGAGGAACTCCGAGGCATTGGTGTTCGAATCGAAGACGATGTTTTGGTAACCGAGACCGGTGTTGAGAATCTCAGTGGAGCACTACCTAGAACCGTTGCAGGAATCGAGGCTTGGTATCAGGAGCAGCTACTCGGTTCCGCCGGCTGA
- a CDS encoding DEAD/DEAH box helicase, whose amino-acid sequence MTFQQLGIDQDICDALDSRGITTPFPIQQQAIPIALSGTDVIGQAKTGTGKTLGFGLPLIQSLGLEPGQGVQALVVVPTRELAIQVASDLEIACSNRVTEVVAIYGGKAYEGQVAALKRGAQVVVGTPGRLIDLSKQKLLDLSKIKFMVLDEADEMLDLGFLPDVEKLFAYTPAERQTMLFSATMPAAILNLARKYQNKPIHIRIQDPEEGKTKADIKQFIYRAHALDKDEVVGRILQAEGRGKTVIFVKTKRASAKLTEELIDRGFRATALHGDMSQEAREKSMIAFRTGKKEILVATEVAARGIDVDDVTHVINYSVPEDEKAYLHRVGRTGRAGKLGVAVTFVDWEDMARWVHINRELDLGTPEPVETYSSSKHIYTDLGIPEGTKGRIAKPRVDKPAGEKVSSERSRAEKLQESKSAAPKRNRERRRNYKNASEPKA is encoded by the coding sequence TTGACTTTTCAACAACTAGGCATCGACCAAGACATTTGTGATGCCTTAGATTCCAGAGGAATCACGACTCCATTCCCAATTCAGCAGCAAGCCATTCCAATTGCGTTATCTGGTACTGATGTCATCGGTCAGGCCAAGACCGGAACCGGTAAGACTCTGGGCTTTGGTTTGCCACTGATACAGTCACTAGGACTCGAACCAGGTCAGGGTGTTCAAGCACTCGTCGTGGTGCCAACCAGAGAGCTAGCCATCCAGGTCGCCTCCGACTTGGAGATTGCCTGCAGCAACCGTGTTACTGAGGTTGTTGCTATCTACGGTGGCAAGGCCTACGAGGGACAGGTTGCCGCGCTAAAGCGAGGTGCTCAGGTTGTAGTCGGAACTCCTGGTCGTCTAATTGACCTTTCGAAGCAGAAGCTACTTGACCTATCAAAGATCAAGTTCATGGTTTTGGATGAAGCGGATGAGATGCTCGACCTCGGCTTTTTGCCTGATGTTGAGAAGCTCTTTGCCTACACACCGGCGGAGCGACAGACCATGTTGTTCTCGGCGACCATGCCAGCAGCAATTTTGAACCTGGCGCGCAAGTATCAGAACAAGCCCATCCACATCAGAATCCAGGATCCTGAAGAAGGCAAGACCAAGGCTGACATCAAGCAGTTCATCTATCGCGCTCACGCGCTAGACAAGGATGAGGTTGTCGGTCGAATTCTGCAAGCTGAGGGTCGTGGCAAGACTGTAATTTTCGTCAAGACCAAGCGCGCGAGTGCTAAGTTGACCGAAGAGTTGATTGATCGCGGTTTCCGCGCTACCGCCTTGCACGGCGACATGAGCCAGGAAGCGCGCGAGAAGTCAATGATCGCGTTCCGAACTGGAAAAAAAGAAATCTTGGTTGCGACTGAGGTGGCAGCTCGAGGCATCGATGTCGATGACGTAACCCATGTGATCAACTACTCGGTTCCAGAGGATGAGAAGGCATACCTGCACCGCGTCGGCAGAACTGGCCGAGCTGGAAAGCTTGGAGTTGCAGTCACTTTCGTGGACTGGGAAGACATGGCTCGTTGGGTTCACATCAACCGTGAACTTGATCTTGGAACCCCAGAACCAGTTGAGACCTATTCGTCTTCTAAGCACATCTATACCGATCTTGGAATTCCAGAGGGAACCAAGGGTCGCATCGCAAAGCCAAGAGTCGATAAGCCTGCTGGCGAGAAAGTCAGTTCTGAAAGATCAAGAGCTGAAAAGCTTCAGGAGTCCAAGTCCGCCGCCCCAAAACGCAATCGCGAGCGCCGCAGAAACTATAAAAACGCCTCAGAACCAAAGGCCTGA
- a CDS encoding PHP domain-containing protein: MIDLHAHSNHSDGIDSPSELVQNAKSAGVTVLAITDHDTVSGWEEAIAAAESAGIGLVPGIEISTRAQLDTERGISVHLLAYLPDPSFRPLMDRLEDVRNSRVSRAMQMVERLAEDYPISWEEIMQHVKPGSTIGRPALADALVRAGAVPDRSSAFESILHRRSKYYVSERTLPTEEAIELVRRAGGVPVMAHPLIDFPAGASELDLPSDHFEKFIQAGIMGFEVDHRAVPEVAKPWLRNLALKHNLIITGSSDYHGVGGKDNKLGENQTSEQMLERIIDQAFGSEAFL, from the coding sequence GTGATCGACCTTCATGCACATTCCAATCACTCAGACGGCATTGATTCACCGAGTGAACTGGTGCAGAACGCCAAATCGGCAGGCGTCACAGTTTTGGCAATCACCGATCACGACACCGTCTCAGGCTGGGAGGAGGCGATTGCTGCGGCTGAAAGTGCCGGTATCGGTCTAGTTCCAGGAATTGAAATCTCCACTCGCGCGCAACTCGATACCGAACGCGGCATCTCTGTCCACCTGCTTGCATACCTACCCGATCCAAGTTTTAGACCCCTGATGGATCGGCTCGAAGATGTTCGAAACTCTCGAGTATCAAGAGCGATGCAAATGGTTGAGCGCTTGGCTGAGGATTACCCCATCAGCTGGGAGGAGATCATGCAGCACGTCAAACCAGGATCTACGATCGGTCGCCCTGCGCTTGCGGATGCCTTGGTTCGCGCTGGCGCAGTCCCTGATCGCTCCAGTGCATTTGAATCGATTTTGCACCGCAGGTCCAAGTACTACGTTTCAGAGCGAACGCTTCCTACCGAAGAGGCGATTGAACTGGTCCGCAGAGCGGGTGGAGTTCCTGTGATGGCGCACCCGTTGATTGACTTTCCGGCCGGCGCATCCGAGCTTGACCTCCCATCTGATCACTTTGAGAAGTTCATTCAGGCCGGCATTATGGGTTTTGAAGTCGATCACAGAGCGGTTCCCGAGGTAGCGAAGCCGTGGCTTAGAAACCTTGCGCTAAAACACAACTTGATCATTACCGGCTCCAGCGACTATCACGGCGTGGGTGGTAAAGACAACAAGCTCGGTGAGAATCAAACCTCTGAGCAAATGCTTGAACGAATTATCGATCAGGCCTTTGGTTCTGAGGCGTTTTTATAG
- a CDS encoding DUF3107 domain-containing protein: MEVRIGITQSPRDLSFESKQSAAELTASIAKAVESGQPLISLQDEKGKTILIPTSQIAFVEIGAEKARPVGFIA, encoded by the coding sequence ATGGAAGTTCGCATCGGCATTACCCAATCTCCTCGAGACCTTAGTTTCGAGTCCAAGCAATCGGCAGCAGAGCTCACTGCGTCGATTGCCAAGGCAGTTGAGTCCGGGCAGCCGCTAATTAGCTTGCAGGATGAAAAGGGGAAAACGATCTTGATCCCGACCTCCCAGATTGCATTCGTTGAGATCGGTGCCGAGAAGGCCAGACCAGTGGGGTTCATCGCCTAA
- a CDS encoding general stress protein yields the protein MADTAKRNLGPQIPTGHVLGEFSSYQDAIAMVDRLVAADFAANRISIIGLDPVLVEKVRSKLGYGRVVLSGAITGFWLGILLSLLLGVGIETTADGQLSYNPQQFAAVLVVSAGIGMLINIIRFAVTKNKRGFLSTQMPVASKYRVLVPDMDAAAALKALSAGGTE from the coding sequence GTGGCAGATACAGCTAAGCGAAATCTAGGTCCCCAGATTCCAACCGGGCACGTCCTCGGGGAATTCTCTTCATACCAGGATGCAATCGCAATGGTTGACCGATTGGTTGCTGCCGACTTTGCCGCCAATCGAATCAGCATCATTGGACTTGACCCGGTGTTGGTTGAAAAGGTGCGATCGAAGCTCGGCTACGGCCGAGTCGTGCTCTCGGGAGCCATCACCGGCTTTTGGCTCGGAATCCTACTTTCGCTGCTTCTTGGGGTTGGCATCGAAACCACTGCGGACGGTCAGCTCAGCTACAACCCGCAACAATTTGCCGCGGTGCTGGTCGTGTCAGCTGGAATTGGAATGCTGATCAATATCATTCGCTTTGCAGTTACTAAAAATAAGCGCGGCTTCCTCTCAACTCAGATGCCGGTGGCATCTAAGTATCGAGTGCTAGTTCCGGACATGGATGCTGCGGCAGCTCTCAAGGCGCTATCAGCCGGCGGAACCGAGTAG